A single window of Syntrophotalea acetylenica DNA harbors:
- a CDS encoding diguanylate cyclase, with protein sequence MWVPYIEAPQRAAFEASIRAEDPTFCLFELSAQGQPRVAPSRRAHYPILHVKTTFPQEPLIGLDLGGDPAFLRLLDALPAQGSVLVAGHAGLTVWPQLNEGLLGILPVYEAHSPGAVNRRDRLRGVMVGLFDFATLLQRADWSDFRSLFMASLVNMDPIGGHTELFAYQQQPHSDRPADVSFARDLKLLGNMRWRLLALPTGGYFQSRRSVVPWMFVLAGLVVALALPLYMWLMARHTAAVEALVARRTRQLDEANRKLASLSLTDGLTGIANRRFFDDHLNQEWKRAQREGRPLSLVMVDIDHFKAYNDYYGHLAGDDCLQRVARTLETVVARPGDLAARYGGEEFALVLPDTDNGARILGERCRAAVADLQIPHQASPLLPVVTVSVGVATAIPRPGSTPEELIVRADQALYRAKLLGRNQVVTEPVGPYRHAEGAHDTGSV encoded by the coding sequence GTGTGGGTCCCTTATATTGAGGCACCGCAGCGTGCAGCCTTCGAAGCCTCGATACGGGCCGAAGACCCGACCTTTTGCCTGTTCGAACTCTCTGCGCAGGGCCAACCGCGGGTGGCCCCTTCGCGTCGTGCCCATTATCCCATCCTGCACGTGAAAACCACCTTTCCACAGGAACCGCTGATCGGGCTGGACCTGGGCGGAGACCCGGCCTTTTTACGCCTGCTTGACGCTTTACCGGCGCAGGGCTCGGTCCTGGTGGCTGGCCATGCCGGCCTGACTGTCTGGCCGCAACTGAACGAGGGATTGCTCGGAATTCTGCCCGTCTACGAAGCTCACTCGCCCGGTGCAGTGAACCGGCGGGATCGGCTGCGCGGCGTCATGGTCGGCCTGTTCGATTTCGCCACGCTGCTCCAACGCGCCGACTGGTCGGACTTCCGGTCGCTTTTTATGGCGAGCCTGGTCAACATGGACCCCATCGGAGGCCACACCGAACTGTTCGCTTATCAGCAGCAGCCGCATTCGGACCGTCCCGCGGACGTGTCCTTTGCGCGGGATCTCAAGCTCCTCGGCAACATGCGCTGGCGGCTGCTGGCCCTACCGACCGGCGGCTACTTTCAAAGCCGGCGGAGCGTGGTGCCATGGATGTTCGTGCTGGCCGGCCTCGTGGTTGCCCTGGCGCTGCCACTGTATATGTGGCTGATGGCCCGGCACACCGCAGCCGTCGAGGCGCTGGTAGCGCGTCGTACCCGGCAGCTGGACGAAGCGAACCGCAAACTTGCAAGTCTGTCCCTGACCGACGGCCTGACCGGCATCGCCAACCGCCGCTTTTTCGATGATCACCTCAACCAGGAATGGAAACGGGCACAACGGGAGGGACGGCCCCTGAGCCTGGTCATGGTGGACATCGATCACTTCAAGGCCTACAACGATTACTATGGACATCTGGCGGGGGATGATTGCCTGCAGCGCGTGGCGCGGACACTTGAAACCGTGGTGGCCCGGCCCGGGGACCTGGCCGCCCGTTACGGAGGGGAGGAATTCGCGCTGGTCCTTCCGGATACGGATAACGGCGCAAGGATTCTCGGGGAGCGCTGCCGGGCTGCCGTGGCGGATCTCCAGATCCCCCATCAGGCCTCGCCGCTGCTGCCTGTTGTCACGGTCAGTGTCGGTGTGGCAACCGCCATCCCCAGGCCAGGGAGCACTCCCGAGGAGTTGATCGTACGTGCCGACCAGGCTCTGTATCGCGCCAAATTACTGGGCCGCAACCAGGTTGTGACGGAGCCCGTCGGGCCGTACCGCCATGCCGAGGGGGCGCATGATACCGGCAGCGTCTGA
- the nadA gene encoding quinolinate synthase NadA yields MESGQLKDEIRRLAKERNALIMAHFYQRDEIQEIADVAGDSLAMAIEAAHTDRQVIVLCGVHFMAESAAILAPGKTVLLPRSDAGCPMADMVEVDALRAMKARLPGRPVVTYVNSSAAVKAESDICCTSANAVAVVNSLDAAEVILVPDRNLGRYIAANTDKKCYFWEGYCPHHDQVPEEDVLAAKQAHPDALFLAHPECRPQILAMADHVASTSGMIDYVRKSPAKKFILGTEQGILYRLRKENPDKQFIMPNSLLFCKTMKYITLEDVLACLQSMSPRVTVPPETADKARRALERMLAVPRD; encoded by the coding sequence ATGGAATCGGGACAACTCAAGGATGAAATCCGGCGTCTGGCCAAAGAGCGCAACGCGCTGATCATGGCGCATTTCTACCAGCGTGACGAAATTCAGGAGATTGCCGACGTGGCCGGTGACTCGCTGGCCATGGCGATCGAGGCGGCGCACACCGACCGACAGGTGATTGTTTTGTGTGGTGTGCATTTTATGGCGGAGAGCGCCGCCATTCTGGCACCGGGCAAAACCGTGTTGTTGCCCCGCAGCGACGCCGGATGCCCCATGGCCGACATGGTCGAGGTGGATGCATTGCGGGCCATGAAAGCCCGACTTCCCGGCCGTCCGGTGGTGACCTACGTAAACTCGAGCGCCGCGGTCAAGGCCGAGAGCGACATCTGTTGTACCAGCGCCAACGCCGTGGCGGTGGTCAATTCACTGGATGCGGCCGAGGTCATCCTGGTTCCGGATCGCAATCTGGGCCGTTACATTGCCGCGAACACCGACAAAAAGTGCTATTTCTGGGAAGGCTACTGTCCGCATCACGACCAGGTGCCCGAGGAAGACGTGCTGGCCGCCAAACAGGCCCATCCCGACGCCTTGTTCCTGGCGCATCCGGAATGCCGGCCGCAGATCCTGGCGATGGCCGATCATGTGGCCTCCACCAGCGGCATGATCGATTATGTTCGCAAAAGCCCGGCGAAAAAATTCATTCTCGGCACGGAGCAGGGTATCCTTTACCGGTTGCGCAAGGAAAACCCCGACAAGCAGTTCATCATGCCCAACAGTCTGCTCTTCTGCAAAACCATGAAATACATCACTCTCGAGGATGTGCTGGCTTGCCTGCAATCCATGTCGCCGAGGGTAACGGTTCCCCCGGAAACCGCCGACAAGGCCCGCCGGGCGCTGGAGCGCATGCTGGCGGTGCCGCGTGACTGA
- a CDS encoding ABC transporter permease, with amino-acid sequence MMERFRQPERFVAWLPFATLLQKEVLRFLRVSFQTLLAPIVTASLYLFVFGATLGERISVLEGFSYAQFVIPGLILMGVISNSFANTSSSLFISRYLGNIVDLLVTPISAPQFILAYTLAAMLRGLLVGTAVLIISTFFADLPWQHPAAALAMAALASFLFAQFGLVAAIHANTFDALSMFNNFLILPLIYLGGVFYPVSILPPFWEGLSRFNPLLYLIDGFRQAVLGVGDVPLHMAFLVSFLMAAILFAWAAFLIARGYKLRL; translated from the coding sequence ATGATGGAGCGGTTCCGGCAACCCGAACGTTTCGTCGCCTGGCTTCCCTTTGCAACCTTGCTGCAAAAGGAGGTTTTACGCTTTCTGCGGGTCTCTTTCCAGACGCTGCTGGCACCGATCGTGACCGCCTCGCTGTATCTGTTCGTATTCGGCGCCACGCTTGGAGAGCGCATTTCGGTGCTGGAAGGATTCAGCTATGCCCAGTTCGTCATTCCCGGCCTGATCCTTATGGGGGTGATCAGCAACAGTTTCGCCAATACTTCTTCATCCCTGTTCATTTCCCGCTACCTGGGCAATATTGTTGATTTGCTGGTCACACCCATCAGCGCACCCCAGTTCATTCTGGCCTATACTCTCGCCGCCATGCTGCGCGGGCTGCTGGTCGGCACGGCGGTGCTGATCATTTCGACTTTCTTTGCCGACCTGCCCTGGCAACATCCGGCCGCCGCTTTGGCCATGGCCGCTTTGGCGAGTTTCCTCTTCGCCCAGTTCGGCCTGGTGGCGGCGATTCACGCCAATACGTTTGACGCCTTGTCGATGTTCAACAATTTTCTCATTCTACCGCTGATCTATCTTGGCGGTGTTTTCTACCCGGTTTCGATCCTGCCGCCATTCTGGGAAGGACTGTCCCGCTTCAACCCGTTACTGTACCTTATCGACGGGTTTCGCCAGGCGGTCCTCGGGGTTGGCGACGTTCCTCTGCATATGGCCTTTCTCGTCTCTTTCCTGATGGCTGCGATCCTGTTTGCGTGGGCGGCGTTTCTCATTGCACGAGGCTACAAGCTGCGCCTGTAA
- the tatC gene encoding twin-arginine translocase subunit TatC yields the protein MVDQPLVSHLEELRRRLIWSGGAWLLATVICYVFAETLFQIISAPLRQALPAGSSLVFIQATEPFFTYVKLAAMAGLLASLPVIFWQLWAFVAPGLYPGEKRLAVPFVVASSACFAIGTWFGFGFAFPMVFRFLIGYGTGIGNISAMLSMGGYLSLSCRLLLAFGLIFELPIIIFFLARLGLVDHIWLARRRRLAVLLAFVIGAILTPPDIISQTAIAGPFVVLYELGILVARFAARRD from the coding sequence ATGGTTGATCAACCCCTGGTCAGTCATCTTGAAGAGTTGCGGCGCCGTCTGATTTGGTCGGGCGGTGCCTGGCTGCTTGCCACAGTGATCTGTTATGTCTTTGCCGAGACCTTGTTCCAGATCATTTCCGCCCCTTTGCGTCAGGCGCTGCCGGCCGGGAGTTCCCTGGTTTTTATCCAGGCGACCGAACCTTTCTTCACCTATGTGAAACTGGCGGCCATGGCCGGCCTGCTTGCCAGCCTGCCGGTGATTTTCTGGCAGCTATGGGCGTTTGTCGCGCCTGGGCTTTATCCTGGCGAAAAACGTCTGGCGGTACCCTTTGTCGTGGCCAGCAGCGCGTGCTTCGCTATCGGCACCTGGTTTGGCTTCGGCTTTGCCTTTCCCATGGTGTTTCGTTTTCTCATCGGCTACGGCACCGGCATCGGCAACATCAGCGCCATGCTGTCCATGGGCGGATACCTTTCCCTTTCCTGTCGTCTGCTGCTGGCCTTTGGGCTAATCTTCGAGCTGCCGATCATTATCTTTTTCCTGGCCCGTCTCGGCCTGGTCGATCATATCTGGCTCGCGCGCCGGCGCCGCCTGGCGGTGCTGCTGGCGTTTGTCATCGGCGCCATCCTGACGCCCCCCGACATCATTTCCCAGACAGCGATCGCCGGTCCTTTTGTTGTCCTTTATGAACTCGGCATTCTTGTGGCGCGATTTGCCGCAAGACGCGACTGA
- a CDS encoding twin-arginine translocase TatA/TatE family subunit produces MFNIGPTELLLILALALIILGPRRLPELARGLGKGLAEFKRATRELHEEADDAFTVQQTPPESTVDQPVALSDTSDAPRPPKDSSPGHG; encoded by the coding sequence ATGTTCAATATCGGTCCCACCGAACTGCTGCTCATTTTGGCCCTGGCCCTGATCATTCTCGGGCCACGACGCCTTCCGGAGCTGGCCCGAGGCCTGGGCAAGGGGCTGGCCGAATTCAAGCGCGCCACCCGCGAATTGCATGAAGAAGCGGACGATGCGTTTACTGTCCAACAAACGCCGCCCGAAAGCACTGTCGACCAACCGGTCGCCTTGAGCGACACTTCCGATGCACCCCGCCCGCCGAAGGATTCCTCACCCGGTCATGGTTGA
- the mfd gene encoding transcription-repair coupling factor yields MKPADLHMDRHPALEELSRALNDVPRAELLGMTGSSSAFVLARLLADSPEPLLILAASPEQATRMAADLGFYLGNPGQVVCLPHWEMRPYEALLPHPGVEAARLAALAVLADGRARALVLTVRSAMQRVMPRPILARLRGCLRENEHHPRETLLSRLADLGYHPVPLVEDPGTFSVRGDLLDLFPPASREPVRIEFFGDQIERMRPFDPISQRSRGEKIPALELLPAREMILAGEYLDNFARNLKQRADSLGLARPLREALLEEAREGLLGPGHSFLMPLCYNGLDSIFDYALPGGRLVCLDPSAIAQEKDHLDDEVREGEARLADRGELYLPGEALYLTGDEMDRRLRGMPRLDIPSMRLYHLEEAPVQLVFRTDGNADLRSRQQQDGGLAAQLADRILAWQQDAWRLLLVCHQQGQADRLRSLLAGRGLDLPLLPDVAVSALRPGHPVITLGDLSVGFRLPEERLAVVTEEEIFGQRTRRSGAAEARAKARLSSLAELREGDLVVHADHGIGRYQGLRHLCLQGAEGDFLHLEYAGKDRLYLPVERIEKIQKYVGVEGAAPRLDRMGGGAWEKARLKARAAVEELARELLQIYARREMHEGFRFSPPDAMFREFEAAFPYEETPDQLAAINEVLADMQAPRPMDRVICGDVGYGKTEVAIRAAYKAALDGKQVAVLVPTTILARQHGQTFAERLENAPVSVASLSRLNSAADQKQILARTADGKIDILIGTHRLLQRDVRFKNLGLLIVDEEQRFGVTHKERLKKLRAEVDLLTLTATPIPRTLHMSLLGLRDLSVIDTPPVDRQAIRTYVSRFDDDLIRQAILNELRRGGQVFFVHNRVQSIGAMAEFLQNLVPEAKIAVGHGQMTEKALETVMMDFIEGRTNVLVCSTIIENGLDIPRVNTIIVNRADCFGLAQLYQLRGRVGRSHVRAYAYLLIPGESALTHEARERLRVLTELTELGAGFRIASHDLELRGAGDLLGPKQSGQIAAIGFEMYAELLEDTIAELKGQQRENRIDPEIRLGLSAFFPEKYLPDPNQRLVFYKQLACAEDEASLYALADELRDRFGALPDPALLLLEVMKLRVMLKQLRILSADYDGHSLTLAFAEDTPVAPEKIIALLDRDARKYSFSPDFRLAVRLGRIPAEGALDEARKALHGLV; encoded by the coding sequence ATGAAACCTGCTGACCTCCATATGGACCGGCATCCGGCCCTGGAAGAATTATCTCGCGCCCTGAACGATGTGCCCCGTGCCGAGCTGCTCGGCATGACCGGCAGCAGCAGCGCCTTTGTGCTGGCGCGTCTGCTGGCCGATAGCCCTGAGCCGCTACTGATTCTTGCCGCCAGCCCGGAACAGGCCACCCGCATGGCGGCCGATCTTGGTTTCTACCTCGGCAATCCCGGCCAGGTTGTCTGCCTCCCGCATTGGGAAATGCGTCCCTATGAAGCCCTGCTGCCTCATCCAGGGGTGGAGGCAGCACGACTGGCGGCGCTGGCGGTCCTCGCCGACGGGCGTGCCCGGGCTCTGGTGCTGACCGTGCGCTCAGCCATGCAACGGGTTATGCCGCGTCCCATTCTGGCCCGCTTGCGCGGCTGCCTGCGGGAAAACGAGCACCATCCCCGGGAAACGCTGTTGTCGCGCCTTGCCGACCTTGGTTACCATCCCGTACCGCTGGTGGAGGATCCCGGCACCTTTTCGGTGCGCGGCGATCTTCTGGATCTTTTTCCCCCGGCTTCCAGGGAACCGGTGCGCATCGAGTTTTTCGGCGACCAGATCGAGCGCATGCGCCCCTTCGATCCGATCAGCCAACGTTCGCGCGGCGAGAAAATCCCGGCGCTGGAACTGCTGCCCGCGCGGGAAATGATCCTGGCCGGCGAGTACCTGGACAATTTCGCGCGCAACCTCAAGCAGCGCGCCGACAGTCTGGGGCTTGCCCGCCCCCTTAGAGAAGCCCTTCTGGAAGAGGCGCGCGAGGGCTTGCTGGGACCGGGGCACAGCTTTCTTATGCCGCTGTGCTACAACGGTCTGGACAGTATCTTTGATTATGCGCTGCCCGGCGGACGGCTGGTGTGCCTCGATCCGTCGGCCATCGCCCAGGAGAAAGACCATCTCGACGATGAGGTTCGCGAGGGCGAAGCCCGTCTGGCGGACCGCGGCGAACTGTACCTGCCGGGAGAGGCTCTGTACCTGACAGGCGATGAGATGGATCGTCGGTTGCGGGGCATGCCACGTCTCGACATCCCTTCCATGCGGCTGTATCACCTGGAAGAGGCGCCTGTGCAGCTGGTGTTTCGCACCGATGGCAACGCCGACCTGCGCAGCCGGCAACAGCAGGATGGCGGCCTCGCCGCGCAGCTGGCCGACCGCATACTCGCCTGGCAACAGGACGCCTGGCGCCTGCTGCTGGTCTGTCATCAACAGGGGCAGGCCGATCGCCTGCGGTCCCTGCTGGCGGGTCGCGGTCTGGATCTGCCGCTGCTGCCGGATGTTGCGGTTTCCGCTCTGCGGCCCGGGCACCCGGTGATTACCCTGGGCGATCTGTCTGTTGGCTTCCGTCTGCCTGAGGAACGGCTTGCGGTGGTCACCGAAGAAGAGATTTTCGGCCAGCGCACCCGCCGCAGCGGGGCCGCCGAGGCGCGGGCCAAAGCGCGCCTGTCCTCTCTGGCCGAACTGCGCGAAGGTGATCTGGTGGTGCATGCCGATCACGGAATCGGTCGCTACCAGGGGTTGCGGCATCTGTGCCTGCAGGGAGCCGAGGGGGATTTCCTGCACCTGGAATATGCCGGCAAGGACCGCCTGTATCTGCCGGTGGAGCGCATCGAGAAGATTCAGAAGTATGTCGGGGTTGAGGGTGCCGCGCCGCGCCTTGACCGCATGGGCGGAGGCGCCTGGGAAAAAGCCAGGCTCAAGGCCCGCGCGGCGGTCGAGGAGCTGGCCCGCGAACTGCTGCAGATCTACGCACGGCGCGAAATGCACGAGGGCTTCCGTTTTTCGCCACCGGATGCCATGTTCCGGGAATTCGAGGCCGCTTTTCCTTACGAGGAAACCCCCGATCAGCTGGCTGCGATCAACGAGGTGCTGGCGGATATGCAGGCGCCGCGCCCCATGGACCGGGTCATCTGTGGGGACGTCGGCTACGGAAAGACCGAAGTCGCCATCCGCGCCGCCTACAAAGCGGCACTGGACGGTAAACAGGTCGCGGTGCTGGTGCCAACCACGATTCTGGCCCGCCAGCATGGCCAGACCTTCGCCGAGCGCCTGGAAAATGCGCCGGTTTCCGTCGCTTCCCTGTCGCGGCTGAACAGCGCCGCCGACCAGAAACAGATTCTGGCGCGGACCGCCGACGGCAAGATCGATATCCTCATCGGCACGCACCGGCTGCTGCAGCGCGATGTGCGCTTTAAAAACCTGGGGTTGCTGATTGTCGACGAGGAGCAGCGTTTCGGCGTCACTCACAAAGAGAGGCTGAAAAAACTGCGGGCCGAAGTCGATCTGCTGACATTGACCGCTACCCCTATTCCCAGAACCCTGCATATGAGCCTGCTGGGGCTGCGCGATCTGTCGGTCATCGATACGCCGCCTGTCGACCGCCAGGCGATCCGCACCTATGTCAGCCGTTTCGACGACGACCTGATCCGTCAGGCGATCCTCAACGAGCTGCGCCGCGGCGGCCAGGTGTTCTTCGTTCATAACCGCGTCCAGAGCATCGGTGCCATGGCCGAATTTCTCCAGAATCTGGTTCCCGAGGCGAAAATCGCCGTCGGCCACGGCCAGATGACCGAAAAGGCACTGGAAACGGTCATGATGGATTTTATTGAAGGCAGGACCAACGTGCTGGTCTGCAGCACCATCATTGAAAACGGCCTGGACATTCCGCGGGTCAACACCATTATCGTCAACCGGGCCGACTGTTTTGGTCTGGCTCAGCTTTATCAGTTGCGCGGCCGGGTCGGACGTTCCCATGTCCGCGCCTATGCCTATCTGCTGATCCCCGGAGAAAGCGCCCTGACCCATGAGGCCCGCGAGCGGCTGCGGGTGCTCACCGAACTGACCGAACTCGGTGCCGGATTCCGCATCGCCAGCCACGATCTGGAACTGCGTGGCGCCGGCGACCTGCTCGGTCCCAAACAATCCGGACAGATTGCCGCCATCGGTTTCGAGATGTATGCCGAACTGCTGGAGGACACTATCGCCGAACTCAAGGGCCAGCAGCGCGAAAACCGCATCGATCCGGAAATCCGCCTCGGCCTTTCCGCGTTTTTTCCGGAAAAATATCTTCCCGATCCCAACCAGCGGCTGGTGTTTTACAAGCAATTGGCCTGCGCCGAGGATGAAGCTTCGCTCTACGCCCTGGCCGATGAACTGCGCGACCGTTTCGGAGCTTTGCCCGACCCGGCTTTGCTGCTTCTGGAGGTCATGAAGTTGCGGGTCATGCTCAAGCAGCTGCGCATTCTCTCCGCCGATTATGACGGGCACTCTCTGACTCTGGCTTTTGCGGAAGACACCCCTGTGGCTCCTGAAAAAATCATCGCCTTGCTGGATCGGGATGCCAGAAAATACAGCTTTTCACCCGATTTCCGTCTTGCGGTACGGCTCGGGCGAATCCCTGCCGAGGGGGCTCTCGATGAAGCCAGAAAGGCGTTGCATGGCCTTGTTTAG
- the uvrB gene encoding excinuclease ABC subunit UvrB, with amino-acid sequence MARFVLKSDYQPRGDQPQAIDELAAGIGRGDRHQVLLGVTGSGKTFTMANVVARVQRPTLVLAHNKTLAAQLYGEFKELFPDNAVEYFVSYYDYYQPEAYVPTTDTFIEKDSSINEEIDKMRHSATRSLLSRNDVLIVASVSCIYGLGSPEAYYGMLIRLEKGMQLDRNSLLKRLIEIQYERNDIDFHRGAFRVRGDTVEIFPAYEEKRALRIEFFGDEIDAICEIDPLRGRILDRLERTTVFPASHYVATRPTLDRAIREIQDELQERIVWFRGNDMLLEAQRIEQRTMFDIEMIEEMGYCQGIENYSRFLDGRRAGQPPATLFDYFPDNALLFIDESHVTVSQIGAMYRGDRSRKETLVRYGFRLPSALDNRPLTFEEFEARGIQTVYVSATPADYELRKADGVVVEQIIRPTGLVDPPIVVRPAKDQVDDLIHEIRHTVKRNERVLVTTLTKRMAEELTGYLGELGIKVRYLHSDIDTVERVQILRDLRQGLFDVLVGINLLREGLDIPEVSLVAILDADKEGFLRSERSLIQTCGRAARNVEGHVIMYADQITRSMRRCIDETERRRAAQLDYNAKHGITPRTVKKSMRSILEDIAEKDYVELPLAAEALEDYHTPQDIKAEVIRVRDEMLAAAAELEFEKAAALRDRMLELEKLELALRGEG; translated from the coding sequence ATGGCCAGATTCGTTCTCAAATCCGACTATCAACCACGCGGCGATCAGCCGCAGGCCATCGACGAACTCGCTGCCGGCATCGGGCGGGGCGACCGTCACCAGGTGCTGCTCGGGGTTACCGGTTCGGGCAAGACCTTTACCATGGCCAACGTGGTGGCAAGGGTGCAGCGCCCGACCTTGGTGCTGGCCCATAACAAGACCCTGGCGGCGCAACTGTACGGAGAATTCAAGGAACTGTTTCCGGACAACGCGGTCGAATATTTTGTTTCCTACTACGATTATTACCAGCCCGAGGCCTACGTCCCCACCACCGACACCTTCATCGAAAAAGATTCCTCCATCAATGAGGAAATCGACAAGATGCGGCATAGCGCCACCCGCAGTCTGCTCAGCCGCAACGATGTGTTGATCGTCGCCTCGGTGTCCTGTATCTACGGTCTCGGTTCACCCGAAGCCTATTACGGCATGCTCATCCGTCTGGAAAAGGGCATGCAGCTTGACCGTAACAGCCTGCTCAAGCGCCTGATCGAAATCCAGTACGAGCGCAACGATATCGATTTTCACCGGGGCGCCTTCCGGGTCCGCGGTGATACGGTGGAAATTTTCCCCGCCTACGAGGAAAAACGGGCACTGCGCATTGAATTTTTCGGAGACGAGATCGACGCCATCTGCGAAATCGATCCGTTGCGCGGCAGGATTCTGGATCGGCTGGAGCGTACCACGGTGTTCCCCGCCAGCCACTATGTCGCCACCCGGCCGACCCTGGATCGGGCCATCCGCGAGATCCAGGACGAACTGCAGGAGCGCATCGTCTGGTTCCGCGGCAACGACATGCTGCTGGAGGCCCAGCGCATCGAGCAACGTACGATGTTCGACATCGAAATGATCGAGGAGATGGGCTACTGCCAGGGAATCGAGAACTATTCGCGGTTTCTCGATGGCCGCCGTGCCGGACAGCCGCCGGCGACCCTGTTCGACTATTTCCCCGATAACGCCCTGTTGTTCATCGACGAGTCGCACGTTACCGTTTCCCAGATCGGCGCCATGTACCGGGGCGACCGTTCCCGCAAGGAGACGCTGGTGCGTTACGGGTTCCGGCTGCCTTCCGCTCTCGACAACCGGCCCCTGACCTTCGAGGAATTCGAAGCCAGGGGCATCCAGACGGTCTATGTATCGGCCACGCCGGCCGATTATGAACTACGCAAGGCCGACGGGGTGGTGGTGGAACAGATTATCCGCCCTACCGGGCTGGTCGATCCGCCCATCGTCGTGCGCCCCGCCAAGGATCAGGTGGACGATCTCATCCACGAGATCCGGCATACCGTCAAACGCAACGAGCGCGTGCTGGTTACGACCCTCACCAAACGCATGGCGGAGGAACTTACCGGTTACCTCGGTGAGCTCGGCATCAAGGTGCGCTACCTGCACTCCGATATCGATACCGTGGAGCGCGTGCAGATCCTGCGTGATTTGCGCCAGGGGCTGTTCGATGTGCTGGTCGGCATCAATCTGCTGCGCGAAGGTCTCGATATTCCCGAAGTGTCGCTGGTGGCAATCCTGGATGCCGACAAGGAAGGTTTTTTGCGCTCGGAACGTTCCCTGATCCAGACCTGCGGTCGGGCCGCCCGCAATGTAGAGGGCCACGTTATCATGTACGCCGATCAGATCACCCGCTCCATGCGCAGATGTATCGACGAAACCGAACGCCGCCGCGCCGCCCAGCTGGACTACAATGCGAAGCATGGCATCACGCCGCGGACGGTCAAAAAATCGATGCGTTCCATTCTCGAGGACATCGCCGAAAAGGACTATGTCGAGCTGCCCCTGGCCGCCGAGGCGCTGGAGGATTACCACACGCCCCAGGATATAAAAGCCGAGGTCATTCGCGTCAGGGATGAAATGCTGGCGGCGGCCGCGGAGCTGGAATTCGAAAAAGCCGCGGCGCTTCGGGACCGCATGCTGGAACTGGAAAAACTCGAACTGGCGTTAAGGGGCGAGGGGTAG
- a CDS encoding ABC transporter ATP-binding protein, whose translation MASGRAIASAANWRYSAAMTSALHIEHLHKSFAGAPAVRNLSLTVQPGEIFGLLGPNGAGKSTTINMISGVCRIDSGQVLIFGHDNRSERRLTRRLVGVMHQEIVTDNFFTIDRALRIHSGYYGVPRDADWCELLIERLGLGPHLHKSMNKLSGGLKRRFMVAKAMIHKPRLLILDEPTAGVDVELRRTLWDFVREINAEGVTVLLTTHYLEEAEQMCERIAIMNHGDLIALEKTQQLLARIEGRYLHVTLEQPLHEVPETLADLRPALRDNGSALRLVIDAEQGAGEVLRRLGDLGMTVRDIETSRPGLEEVFLHLTGARPDNGQAGGK comes from the coding sequence TTGGCTTCGGGGCGTGCCATTGCTTCGGCGGCCAATTGGCGCTATAGTGCCGCAATGACTTCCGCTCTCCATATCGAACATCTGCATAAATCTTTTGCCGGAGCGCCCGCGGTGCGGAATCTGTCGCTGACGGTACAGCCCGGCGAGATATTCGGTCTGCTCGGACCCAATGGGGCAGGCAAAAGCACCACGATCAACATGATCAGCGGCGTTTGCCGCATCGATAGCGGCCAGGTTCTGATCTTCGGGCATGACAATCGCTCCGAACGACGCCTCACCCGTCGCCTGGTAGGGGTTATGCACCAGGAAATCGTCACCGACAATTTTTTCACCATCGACCGCGCCCTGCGGATCCATTCGGGCTATTACGGTGTGCCGCGGGATGCCGACTGGTGCGAGCTGCTCATCGAGCGGCTGGGTCTGGGACCGCATCTGCACAAGTCCATGAACAAGCTGTCCGGCGGCCTCAAGCGACGCTTCATGGTCGCGAAGGCCATGATTCACAAGCCGCGCCTGCTGATCCTTGATGAACCAACTGCCGGTGTCGACGTGGAGCTTCGGCGCACCCTCTGGGATTTCGTGCGGGAAATCAACGCTGAAGGGGTCACGGTGCTGCTGACCACCCACTATCTGGAAGAGGCCGAGCAGATGTGCGAGCGCATCGCCATCATGAACCACGGGGACCTTATCGCCCTGGAAAAAACGCAGCAGTTGCTGGCAAGGATCGAAGGCCGATACCTGCATGTCACCCTGGAGCAGCCGTTGCACGAGGTCCCCGAGACGCTCGCAGATCTGCGTCCGGCGTTGCGGGACAACGGAAGCGCGCTGCGCCTGGTTATCGATGCAGAGCAGGGGGCAGGGGAGGTGTTGCGCCGCCTTGGCGATCTCGGCATGACCGTGAGAGATATCGAAACATCGCGGCCCGGCCTCGAAGAGGTCTTCCTGCATCTCACCGGCGCAAGACCCGACAACGGACAGGCAGGTGGCAAATGA